A genomic stretch from Syntrophaceae bacterium includes:
- a CDS encoding acyltransferase, translating to MEETFIRGIFNRVLHLMARNCPGASTLRPFLHKLRGVKIYGNVFIGDDVYLENAHPDCIEIHDGAQIALRTNIIAHFRGTGKVIIGKNVWIGMSCNIASIPGQILNIGEGAVVGMGSTVTRDVPPFTFVMGSPAKPKYRVTIPMTLETSFEDWKNGLIPIKEE from the coding sequence GTGGAAGAAACCTTCATACGAGGGATTTTCAATCGGGTTCTTCACCTGATGGCACGGAATTGTCCCGGCGCTTCCACTCTGAGACCGTTTCTGCATAAACTTCGCGGTGTAAAGATTTATGGCAATGTATTTATAGGAGATGATGTTTACTTGGAAAATGCACATCCGGATTGCATTGAAATACACGATGGTGCTCAAATTGCTTTAAGAACAAATATCATTGCCCACTTTAGAGGAACTGGCAAAGTAATTATTGGGAAAAACGTGTGGATTGGCATGAGTTGTAACATTGCTTCAATACCAGGTCAGATTTTAAATATCGGCGAGGGAGCTGTTGTGGGTATGGGATCAACTGTAACAAGGGATGTTCCTCCCTTCACATTTGTAATGGGTTCTCCGGCAAAACCTAAATATAGAGTAACTATTCCGATGACTTTAGAAACAAGTTTTGAAGACTGGAAAAATGGACTAATTCCCATCAAAGAGGAGTGA
- a CDS encoding metallophosphoesterase has product MFTTVEKFNLITWAFLLLSSAILIFTCFQWFRKKRIPLFNKLAIIVVFIGTVAIADAYWIEPNWLQTEQVVIHDPELAQVLEGVRVVQISDIHLQGGIGYRERDLIAKVNALKPDLLFITGDFFSDKQKSEMAIEVSALTELIRSFRTTTGIFGVTGNYDYPLNNPAIMSEFRAAGIDILINENRALSLPNNKILYIAGFHYAWNRRPKSKTFSGIPLGAPIVLLAHEPDHFGETIGAQVNLLLVGHTHGGQIRIPFLTERSKSAQKSAFMSGLYDKGKTKMYVNRGIGTTRVPVRFFCRPEITVLTVTK; this is encoded by the coding sequence ATGTTTACGACAGTTGAAAAGTTCAATCTTATAACATGGGCATTTCTCCTTCTTTCCTCGGCTATTTTAATTTTTACCTGCTTTCAATGGTTCAGAAAGAAGAGGATACCTCTTTTTAATAAACTGGCTATTATCGTCGTCTTTATAGGAACGGTAGCTATTGCCGATGCCTATTGGATCGAGCCGAACTGGCTTCAGACTGAACAGGTCGTGATCCACGACCCGGAGTTGGCCCAGGTTTTGGAAGGAGTGCGGGTTGTTCAGATTTCTGATATCCATCTTCAGGGCGGAATTGGATACCGTGAAAGAGACCTGATTGCCAAGGTCAATGCGTTGAAGCCGGACCTCCTTTTCATTACCGGCGACTTTTTCAGTGACAAGCAGAAGAGTGAAATGGCGATAGAAGTGTCGGCGCTTACAGAATTGATTCGCAGCTTTAGAACAACAACGGGTATCTTCGGAGTTACTGGAAATTATGATTACCCTCTGAACAATCCAGCAATTATGAGCGAATTCAGAGCTGCCGGGATCGACATCCTCATCAATGAAAACCGGGCGCTGAGTTTGCCCAATAATAAGATCCTGTATATCGCGGGATTCCATTATGCATGGAACAGGCGACCCAAATCAAAGACGTTCAGCGGTATCCCGTTGGGTGCGCCGATTGTTTTGCTGGCCCATGAGCCCGACCATTTCGGCGAGACCATCGGAGCGCAGGTGAATCTCCTTTTGGTCGGCCACACACATGGTGGGCAGATCCGAATCCCCTTCCTGACCGAGAGATCCAAATCAGCCCAAAAGTCAGCCTTTATGAGCGGGCTCTATGATAAAGGCAAAACAAAGATGTATGTAAATCGGGGGATCGGGACCACAAGAGTCCCGGTCCGCTTTTTCTGCCGTCCCGAAATCACAGTCCTCACGGTAACAAAATAA
- a CDS encoding glycosyltransferase family 2 protein gives MSKGRRKKNESHISVCICTYKRPEMLSHALEGILKQVVDDGFTYEIVIVDNDRTRSAEPVVLQHQNKSVIPIMYSCETEQNIALARNRAIRLSTGNLIAFIDDDECPVKEWLARLYNAKMDYKADGALGPVLPEFPPESPRWLREGNIFNRRRFLTGTKLTVRDTRTGNVLLSRSMFPENEIWFDPAFGLTGGEDVDFFRRQISLGRIFVWCDEAEAYETVTADRCKSSFHLKKYFKIGALNGENLRKDGFSGFIGFFKCILSVLVWSISFIALLPLGKHRWISPILKLSYSSSCVLSYCGIQLEKNRY, from the coding sequence ATGAGCAAGGGAAGAAGAAAAAAAAATGAAAGTCATATCTCTGTTTGCATTTGTACATATAAGCGTCCTGAAATGTTAAGTCATGCTTTAGAAGGTATATTGAAACAAGTTGTTGATGATGGATTTACGTATGAAATTGTCATTGTGGATAATGATCGCACTCGGTCTGCGGAACCTGTTGTTCTCCAACATCAAAACAAATCAGTCATACCAATCATGTACTCGTGTGAAACGGAGCAAAACATCGCTCTCGCGAGAAACAGGGCGATTAGATTATCTACGGGAAACCTCATTGCCTTCATAGACGATGATGAATGCCCGGTAAAGGAATGGCTTGCACGGCTATACAATGCCAAAATGGATTATAAAGCAGATGGTGCCCTTGGTCCTGTGTTGCCCGAATTTCCTCCCGAGTCACCACGATGGCTAAGGGAAGGAAACATTTTTAACAGAAGGCGGTTTTTGACGGGAACGAAACTGACTGTTCGCGATACACGTACTGGAAACGTATTGCTCTCTCGTTCAATGTTTCCAGAAAATGAAATATGGTTTGATCCGGCTTTTGGTCTGACAGGTGGAGAAGATGTAGATTTTTTTAGACGGCAAATTTCGTTGGGCCGTATATTTGTGTGGTGCGACGAAGCGGAAGCTTATGAAACGGTAACGGCGGATAGGTGCAAAAGTTCATTCCATCTTAAGAAATATTTCAAGATAGGTGCACTGAATGGAGAGAATCTCCGTAAAGATGGTTTTTCGGGATTCATTGGTTTTTTTAAATGCATTCTTTCTGTGCTTGTCTGGTCAATATCGTTCATAGCGTTATTACCGCTTGGAAAGCATCGATGGATATCACCAATCCTTAAGCTTTCGTATTCATCGAGTTGCGTTCTGTCTTATTGCGGGATACAATTAGAGAAAAACAGGTACTGA